One Ferrimicrobium sp. genomic region harbors:
- a CDS encoding fructose bisphosphate aldolase, with amino-acid sequence MNTEQLEQMTRGAGFIAALDQSGGSTPGALELYGIPRESYDSDEQMLSLMHAMRERIVTNPSFGGDHVLGAILFEDTLDRQFAGVDAATYLWGHKQVVPFVKVDKGLAPEANGARCMNPMPGLDALLDKAIAKGVFGTKMRSFIQLADPVGVQAVVDQQFEIARSILAKGLIPILEPEIDIASPDKQVAESLLRDALLKGLDALDDDQLVMLKLTLPERDDYYASLMEHPKVVRVVALSGGYTRQQAIERLVHNHKMIASFSRALTEGLHVDMSDEAFTAELKIAIEQIYTASIS; translated from the coding sequence ATGAACACGGAACAGCTTGAACAGATGACCCGCGGTGCTGGCTTTATTGCGGCGCTCGATCAAAGTGGTGGAAGTACACCTGGCGCCCTCGAGCTCTATGGTATTCCTCGCGAGTCCTACGATTCGGACGAACAGATGCTATCGCTGATGCACGCCATGCGAGAGAGAATCGTTACCAATCCGAGTTTTGGCGGTGATCATGTCCTCGGAGCTATCCTCTTTGAAGACACGCTCGATCGACAGTTTGCGGGGGTCGATGCCGCGACCTATCTGTGGGGCCACAAGCAGGTGGTTCCCTTCGTGAAGGTCGATAAGGGTCTGGCCCCTGAGGCCAACGGGGCCCGCTGCATGAACCCGATGCCCGGCTTGGATGCCCTGTTGGACAAGGCGATCGCAAAGGGAGTCTTCGGTACAAAGATGCGGTCTTTTATCCAGCTAGCCGATCCCGTTGGCGTACAGGCGGTGGTGGACCAGCAATTCGAGATCGCCAGGAGCATCCTTGCCAAAGGCCTCATCCCCATTCTTGAACCCGAGATCGATATCGCTAGCCCGGACAAGCAAGTTGCCGAGAGCCTGCTTCGAGACGCCCTTCTCAAGGGACTTGATGCATTGGATGATGATCAGTTGGTCATGCTCAAACTTACGCTACCCGAGCGTGATGATTACTATGCCTCGTTGATGGAGCATCCCAAGGTGGTGCGCGTCGTGGCGCTCTCTGGAGGGTACACCCGTCAACAGGCGATCGAACGACTCGTTCACAACCACAAGATGATCGCGAGTTTCTCACGAGCACTTACCGAAGGCCTCCACGTCGACATGAGTGACGAGGCGTTTACTGCGGAACTCAAGATCGCGATTGAACAGATTTACACTGCTTCGATTAGCTAA
- the rpiA gene encoding ribose 5-phosphate isomerase A: MRTSNQVDREKQLAAEAAAELVEDGMTVGLGTGSTVGFLLPALARRHRKIRCVATSPHTADLARQLGIDVAPFTKLAILDLAIDGTDQITPDGWLIKGGGAAHTREKLVAITANRFIVIADSTKPVAVLKGPIPIELLAFGLGSTLRRLGDVILRAVPSSPDGGIIADYHGPLMNPRETAARLSGTPGLIEHGLFPPEMVTTAIIGRGDQVEVIDYQGGK, translated from the coding sequence GTGCGTACAAGCAATCAGGTAGACCGAGAGAAGCAGCTTGCAGCCGAGGCCGCCGCAGAGCTTGTCGAAGACGGCATGACCGTTGGTCTTGGGACGGGTTCAACCGTCGGCTTTCTCTTGCCGGCGCTTGCACGCCGCCATCGCAAAATCCGCTGCGTCGCTACCTCCCCTCATACCGCTGATCTCGCGCGACAGCTTGGTATCGATGTAGCGCCATTCACGAAGCTCGCCATCCTCGATCTAGCAATCGACGGCACCGATCAAATCACCCCAGATGGCTGGCTTATCAAAGGAGGAGGAGCCGCCCACACGCGCGAAAAACTCGTTGCCATCACTGCCAATCGCTTTATCGTGATCGCTGATTCGACGAAACCAGTTGCTGTGCTCAAAGGCCCAATCCCGATCGAGCTGCTCGCCTTTGGTCTTGGCTCGACTCTTCGCCGTTTAGGCGATGTCATCCTCAGAGCAGTGCCATCTAGCCCTGATGGCGGTATTATCGCCGATTACCATGGACCACTGATGAATCCAAGAGAGACAGCTGCTCGACTCTCTGGCACCCCTGGCCTCATCGAACACGGTCTCTTCCCCCCAGAGATGGTGACTACGGCGATCATCGGACGAGGAGACCAAGTTGAGGTGATCGATTACCAAGGCGGCAAGTGA